The Mycolicibacterium boenickei genome has a segment encoding these proteins:
- a CDS encoding flavin reductase family protein produces MIIDVDDLDPTSSYKLLIGSVLPRAIAWVSTSSPQGVGNIAPVSFFTVVGRMPPILSISLQPRSDGVTLKDTFVNIRDTGEFVVNVATIAQADAVHQSAFEFDSGVDEFEALELTKAPSETISAPRIAESPISFECVVDRIIPMPPLPDHVVWGRVTRIHVRDDLYLSRGRIDVAALNAFGRLAGEYTMVDNIFTTPLPEGLAETLAVQRAERLDGKATDFSPIDTAAWSPSGATKAAAK; encoded by the coding sequence ATGATCATTGATGTGGACGACCTCGATCCCACCTCCAGCTACAAGCTGCTCATCGGCAGCGTCCTGCCCCGCGCGATCGCCTGGGTCAGCACCAGTTCGCCCCAGGGCGTGGGCAACATCGCGCCGGTCTCGTTCTTCACCGTCGTCGGCCGGATGCCGCCGATCCTGTCCATCTCGCTACAGCCGCGCTCCGACGGCGTCACCCTCAAGGACACCTTCGTCAACATCCGTGACACCGGCGAGTTCGTCGTCAACGTCGCCACGATCGCCCAGGCCGACGCCGTCCACCAGTCCGCATTCGAATTCGATTCCGGTGTTGACGAATTCGAGGCGCTCGAGCTGACCAAGGCGCCGTCGGAAACCATCTCGGCGCCCCGCATCGCGGAGTCACCGATCTCGTTCGAGTGCGTCGTGGACCGCATCATTCCGATGCCGCCGCTGCCCGACCACGTGGTGTGGGGCCGGGTGACGCGCATCCACGTGCGCGACGACCTGTACCTGTCGCGGGGGCGCATCGACGTCGCCGCGCTGAATGCATTCGGCCGCCTCGCCGGTGAATACACGATGGTCGACAACATCTTCACCACCCCGCTGCCCGAGGGACTTGCCGAGACACTGGCCGTCCAGCGCGCCGAGCGGCTGGACGGCAAGGCAACTGACTTCTCACCCATCGACACCGCCGCATGGTCACCATCCGGCGCGACGAAGGCGGCTGCGAAATGA
- a CDS encoding MBL fold metallo-hydrolase has translation MMTALRYEVMVHDGLPRHREQRLPDGSPIVSSPVASTLILGERDAVLVDPPFTYDQIRRTAEWIENSGRTLKSVYATHGHGDHWFGTDQLLQQFPDAVAYATEGTISKMHEQAVEGRAQMWDVDFPDQIPPSPVVYQPVPSEGLLLDGERLIPVEVGHTDTDDTTVLHVPSIGLVVAGDVAYNGVHQYLLESDHGGIKSWLQALTKVAELRPRAVVAGHKNKELPDDPAILAETRDYLLDAQRLIAGKPSPREFFDYMTRLYPDRLNVGPVWYSAVALLS, from the coding sequence ATGATGACCGCATTGCGCTACGAGGTCATGGTCCATGACGGCCTGCCGCGCCACCGAGAACAACGACTGCCCGACGGCAGCCCCATCGTTTCCTCGCCGGTGGCATCCACCCTCATCCTGGGTGAGCGCGACGCGGTGCTCGTGGACCCGCCGTTCACTTATGATCAGATCCGCCGCACTGCCGAGTGGATCGAGAACTCCGGCAGGACACTGAAATCCGTCTACGCCACCCACGGCCACGGCGATCACTGGTTCGGCACCGACCAGCTGCTGCAGCAATTCCCCGACGCGGTCGCCTACGCCACCGAGGGCACCATCTCGAAAATGCACGAGCAGGCCGTCGAGGGCCGTGCGCAGATGTGGGACGTCGACTTTCCCGACCAGATCCCACCGAGCCCGGTTGTCTACCAACCTGTTCCGTCCGAAGGATTGCTGCTGGATGGTGAGCGCCTGATCCCGGTGGAGGTCGGCCACACCGACACCGACGACACCACGGTGCTGCACGTGCCCTCGATCGGGCTGGTGGTGGCCGGCGACGTCGCCTACAACGGCGTACACCAGTACCTGCTGGAAAGCGACCACGGCGGGATCAAGTCGTGGCTGCAGGCACTCACCAAGGTGGCGGAGCTACGCCCACGGGCGGTGGTCGCCGGGCACAAGAACAAAGAGCTTCCCGACGATCCGGCCATCCTCGCCGAGACCCGCGACTATCTGCTCGACGCGCAGCGGCTGATCGCCGGAAAGCCCAGCCCTCGCGAGTTTTTCGACTATATGACCCGGCTCTACCCGGACCGGCTGAACGTCGGCCCCGTCTGGTACAGCGCCGTGGCCCTGCTGTCTTGA
- a CDS encoding alpha/beta hydrolase, translating into MSERHDIEFTGEGAVTLRGWLFQPTGPGPHPAITMAHGFAGVKEHGLERFARFFADAGFVVLVHDHRGFGASDGVPRYDVDPWTQIADWRRAISFLESRPDVDPERIGVWGTSYAGGHAIVLGATDRRLRAVVAQVPTISGYQQSLRRVPPDQVANLQAQFIENDRAEFRGEPPTLQAVVSDDPGVPAAYRSPDAIAFYTQPTTPETVWHNCMTVRSSRAARMYEPGIWVDRVSPTPLLMIVGLQDTVTVADVALAAYERALEPKKLVTIPGGHFEPYLDKFDQAAGAAKDWFTQHLTRSEL; encoded by the coding sequence ATGAGCGAACGACACGACATCGAGTTCACCGGCGAAGGCGCCGTGACGCTGCGCGGATGGTTGTTCCAGCCGACCGGCCCGGGACCGCATCCGGCGATCACCATGGCCCACGGGTTCGCCGGGGTGAAGGAGCACGGTCTGGAGCGATTCGCCCGATTCTTCGCCGACGCCGGGTTCGTGGTGCTGGTACACGATCACCGGGGTTTCGGCGCGAGCGACGGCGTGCCCCGCTACGACGTCGACCCCTGGACGCAGATCGCGGACTGGCGCCGGGCCATCTCGTTCCTGGAGAGCCGACCGGACGTCGACCCCGAGCGGATCGGGGTGTGGGGCACCAGCTACGCGGGCGGGCACGCCATCGTGCTCGGCGCCACCGACCGCAGATTGCGGGCGGTGGTGGCGCAGGTGCCCACCATCAGCGGCTATCAGCAGAGCCTGCGCCGGGTGCCGCCCGATCAGGTCGCGAACCTGCAAGCCCAGTTCATCGAGAACGACCGGGCCGAGTTCCGCGGCGAGCCTCCGACCCTGCAGGCGGTGGTGAGCGACGATCCGGGAGTCCCGGCCGCGTACCGGTCGCCCGATGCCATCGCCTTCTACACCCAGCCGACCACGCCGGAGACCGTGTGGCACAACTGCATGACCGTCCGCTCATCGCGCGCGGCACGGATGTACGAGCCGGGCATCTGGGTCGACCGGGTCTCGCCGACCCCGCTGCTGATGATCGTCGGCCTGCAGGACACCGTCACGGTCGCCGACGTGGCGCTCGCCGCCTACGAGCGGGCACTGGAGCCCAAGAAGCTCGTGACCATTCCCGGCGGACACTTCGAACCCTATCTCGACAAGTTCGACCAGGCCGCCGGTGCCGCCAAGGACTGGTTCACCCAGCATCTCACCCGATCCGAATTATGA